One window of bacterium genomic DNA carries:
- a CDS encoding leucyl aminopeptidase, with the protein SGTAYRPGDIVVARSGLSIEVKNTDAEGRLILADALDMAKQYAPDLLIDLATLTGACVVALAHEAAGLMANARGEAFVAGLCASGERVGERLWPLPLWEEYDELIKSDCADVCNTGGRHGGAIAAGKFLQRFADHAPWLHLDIAGTAWTGKERDLTPKVGNGFGVRLLLDFLEGGLGR; encoded by the coding sequence CAGCGGCACGGCCTACCGGCCGGGGGACATCGTCGTCGCGCGCAGCGGCCTGTCGATCGAGGTCAAGAACACCGACGCCGAGGGGCGGCTCATCCTCGCCGACGCGCTGGACATGGCCAAGCAGTATGCGCCGGATCTGCTCATCGACCTCGCCACCCTGACGGGCGCCTGCGTCGTCGCCCTCGCCCACGAGGCGGCCGGCCTCATGGCCAACGCGCGGGGCGAGGCCTTCGTGGCGGGCCTGTGCGCGAGCGGCGAACGCGTCGGCGAGCGACTCTGGCCGCTGCCGCTCTGGGAGGAGTACGACGAGCTGATCAAGAGCGACTGCGCCGACGTCTGCAACACCGGCGGCCGTCACGGCGGCGCGATCGCGGCGGGCAAGTTCCTGCAGCGCTTCGCCGATCACGCGCCCTGGCTGCACCTGGACATCGCCGGCACCGCCTGGACAGGAAAGGAGCGCGACCTCACGCCGAAGGTGGGCAACGGCTTCGGCGTGCGCCTGCTGCTCGATTTCCTCGAAGGCGGACTGGGCCGTTAG